The Flavobacterium praedii genome window below encodes:
- a CDS encoding TonB-dependent receptor translates to MGNTFFGQNKVILNGVVYSSTMQEIKGVSVKIALQQQIFNTVTDSIGFFLLKIPKGVCHIDVSCVGYNSLKQELSIQKDTSLSFVLELENTVLETVVISTLAKKQIKTVSGGKLSFDPHKLSLVPNLTGTVDVIKLLQLTPGVQNSGDANGYLYVRGGDPGHNLMLYANAPVYGMAHLLGVFPFYNADPIQEIQFDKSSTYAGFGGRLSSTVYVTPYREIPNKISLEGNAGMLASQLTMAVPIGTKTGMFISGRKTYIDEIIGPLFSSNKKSKNNEKDFNYGFSDGNFIFISEISRTQKFVFDAFISGDVLKIVDSNMGLDAKLKWSNFVLTPSWESTFSGKVKMVNSVYFSRYENDLLMRQENVQLGISSYVKEFGFTNTINYTLGKIPFESGFQCAYYELQPQNIEIENIKSIATTGKSITTHSSYYAVFAIAKPKLLETVSAEVGLRFNYYYAGATRTSDHNFQLEPRIRVSYSPTTKDAFFVSYTRQNQYLNLVTTSSIGFPTDFWVASGNGIPWQSANSFSGGYSRILSSEYNVSLDGYYRSMHNLLEYPYGVTQFNEISTLENDLLVGNGEAYGFEFMFKKERGKLKGWLSYTNSWSIRQFDEINNGSPFYSKYDRRHNLALVGTYDFNSKWSAGITQVFSSGNRFTMPTTWYFINNNPIKEYGNYNNALMPNYFRTDISVIYWFVKKPKKESALSISIYNALNISNPIYIHFNLNIDNEGRSVSVNQEEKNIYGILPTLNWKFKF, encoded by the coding sequence GTGGGTAACACTTTTTTTGGCCAAAATAAAGTGATACTCAACGGTGTCGTATACTCAAGTACTATGCAAGAAATCAAAGGAGTATCGGTTAAGATCGCATTGCAACAACAGATTTTTAACACCGTAACAGATTCTATAGGTTTTTTTCTGTTGAAAATACCAAAAGGAGTTTGCCATATTGATGTATCTTGTGTCGGATATAATAGCTTAAAACAGGAATTGTCTATTCAAAAGGACACATCCCTTTCGTTTGTGTTAGAATTAGAAAACACCGTTTTAGAGACTGTTGTTATTTCAACTCTTGCTAAAAAACAAATAAAAACTGTAAGTGGCGGAAAATTATCTTTTGACCCTCATAAGTTGAGTTTGGTTCCTAATTTGACAGGAACAGTTGATGTTATTAAATTGTTGCAGTTAACTCCAGGAGTTCAAAATTCTGGTGATGCTAATGGGTATTTGTATGTTCGAGGAGGAGATCCAGGACACAATTTAATGCTTTATGCTAATGCTCCTGTATATGGAATGGCTCATTTATTAGGTGTTTTCCCGTTCTATAATGCCGATCCAATTCAAGAAATTCAATTTGATAAATCGAGTACATACGCTGGATTTGGTGGTAGGTTAAGCTCGACTGTTTATGTAACTCCTTATCGGGAGATTCCCAACAAAATTTCGTTAGAAGGAAATGCAGGTATGTTGGCATCTCAGCTTACTATGGCAGTCCCGATCGGTACGAAAACAGGTATGTTTATTTCGGGTCGAAAAACCTATATTGATGAAATAATTGGGCCTCTTTTTTCTTCAAATAAAAAGAGTAAAAACAATGAAAAGGATTTTAATTATGGTTTTTCAGATGGTAATTTTATCTTTATTTCAGAGATTTCGAGAACACAAAAATTTGTTTTTGATGCTTTCATAAGTGGAGACGTATTGAAAATAGTGGATTCAAATATGGGTCTCGATGCAAAATTAAAATGGAGTAATTTTGTTTTAACACCCTCTTGGGAATCAACATTTTCGGGAAAAGTAAAAATGGTTAATTCGGTTTATTTTTCTAGATATGAAAATGACTTACTAATGAGACAAGAGAATGTTCAGTTGGGTATTTCTTCCTATGTAAAAGAATTTGGGTTTACTAATACAATAAATTATACCCTTGGCAAAATACCTTTTGAAAGTGGATTTCAATGTGCTTATTATGAATTACAACCGCAAAACATTGAAATTGAAAATATAAAATCGATAGCGACCACTGGAAAATCAATTACAACACATTCTAGTTATTACGCTGTATTTGCTATTGCCAAACCAAAATTACTGGAGACAGTTAGTGCCGAAGTAGGCTTGAGATTCAATTACTATTATGCAGGCGCAACAAGAACTTCAGATCATAATTTTCAATTGGAACCTCGTATTCGGGTGAGCTATAGTCCGACAACTAAAGATGCTTTTTTTGTGTCTTATACTAGGCAAAATCAATATTTGAATTTGGTAACCACTTCTAGCATTGGTTTTCCAACCGATTTTTGGGTTGCTAGTGGCAATGGGATTCCATGGCAATCGGCGAATTCTTTTTCGGGAGGCTACAGTCGAATTCTATCTAGCGAATATAATGTTTCTCTTGATGGATATTACAGATCGATGCATAATCTACTCGAATATCCTTATGGAGTAACCCAGTTTAACGAAATTTCAACCTTAGAAAACGATTTGCTTGTGGGGAATGGGGAGGCTTATGGATTCGAATTTATGTTTAAGAAAGAAAGAGGAAAACTAAAAGGATGGTTGAGCTACACAAACAGTTGGTCTATACGCCAATTTGATGAAATCAATAATGGGAGTCCTTTTTATTCTAAATATGATAGGCGACATAATCTTGCTCTGGTTGGTACCTATGATTTTAATTCTAAATGGTCTGCTGGAATAACCCAGGTTTTTAGTTCGGGAAATCGGTTTACCATGCCGACAACTTGGTATTTTATAAATAATAATCCAATTAAAGAATATGGAAACTATAATAATGCATTGATGCCCAACTATTTTCGTACCGATATATCTGTGATTTATTGGTTTGTAAAAAAACCAAAAAAAGAAAGCGCATTGAGTATCTCTATATACAATGCATTAAATATTTCAAATCCTATTTATATCCATTTTAATTTGAATATAGATAACGAAGGGCGTTCAGTTTCTGTTAATCAAGAAGAAAAAAATATATATGGCATATTACCTACATTGAATTGGAAATTTAAATTTTAG
- a CDS encoding DUF3037 domain-containing protein: MQEKNLYEYAVIRVVPKVDREEFLNVGVILFCKSAKFIKMLYSVNEAKLLLFSEDFDLEQLELNLASFQKIAHGGKAGGPIGEFDIPSRFRWLTAIRSSAIQTSRPHSGFCTDLDKTIQRLFEELVL, translated from the coding sequence ATGCAAGAGAAAAACTTATATGAATATGCCGTTATTCGTGTTGTGCCTAAGGTAGATCGCGAAGAATTCCTAAATGTAGGCGTAATTCTGTTTTGCAAAAGCGCCAAATTTATAAAAATGCTCTATTCGGTTAATGAAGCTAAGTTGCTGCTATTTTCAGAAGATTTTGATTTGGAGCAACTCGAATTGAATTTGGCTTCCTTTCAAAAAATTGCTCACGGAGGTAAAGCCGGCGGTCCTATTGGCGAGTTCGATATTCCGTCTCGTTTTCGTTGGCTCACTGCTATCCGAAGCTCGGCAATACAAACTTCCAGACCGCATTCGGGTTTCTGCACAGATTTGGATAAAACCATTCAACGCTTGTTTGAAGAATTGGTTTTGTAA
- a CDS encoding DUF4249 domain-containing protein yields the protein MKTNYSVLILVFLLGCTTVDYKEEVEVVSKIVLQGYIEEGDVSHVVLSTSVPIGSTVDTLSILKHLFLFAKVTVSDGTNSEVLIPQFDKNWIPPLIYTGKTIVGKSGNTYSIKVEYVGSVLKSTTTIPKSVPIRELNYVKNNPLDSTGYVFVKFDDPVNEKNHYQILTKVDGKEPVYVPAFYGNLNDDNFSSSDVNFQINRGVLLITSNQFKPYFSDGDFVFVKLRTMDKAAFDFWNDYQNEIVNGLNPIFPANTSLKSNIIGGLGIWAGYGVSVVSLQTRKQE from the coding sequence ATGAAAACAAACTATTCAGTACTGATTTTGGTGTTTCTTTTGGGATGTACTACGGTGGATTATAAGGAAGAGGTAGAAGTGGTTTCAAAAATAGTATTACAGGGATATATAGAAGAAGGAGACGTTTCTCATGTTGTTTTATCCACAAGTGTACCTATCGGATCAACGGTTGATACTTTGTCGATTCTGAAACATCTATTTCTCTTTGCAAAAGTTACCGTTTCGGATGGAACCAACTCAGAAGTATTGATTCCGCAATTTGATAAAAATTGGATTCCACCTTTGATTTACACTGGAAAAACTATTGTTGGAAAATCAGGAAATACCTATAGCATAAAAGTCGAATATGTTGGAAGTGTTTTAAAATCGACTACTACAATTCCAAAGTCTGTTCCTATTCGAGAATTAAATTATGTTAAAAATAATCCCTTAGATTCAACGGGTTATGTTTTTGTTAAATTTGATGACCCAGTTAATGAAAAAAATCATTATCAGATTTTGACGAAAGTCGATGGAAAAGAACCTGTTTATGTTCCCGCTTTCTATGGTAATTTAAATGATGACAATTTTTCATCTTCGGATGTTAATTTTCAAATTAATAGAGGAGTATTATTAATAACAAGTAATCAGTTTAAGCCTTATTTTTCTGATGGCGACTTTGTATTTGTAAAATTAAGAACAATGGATAAGGCAGCTTTTGATTTTTGGAATGATTATCAAAATGAAATCGTTAATGGTTTAAATCCAATTTTCCCCGCCAATACAAGTTTAAAGTCTAATATCATTGGAGGTTTAGGTATATGGGCGGGATATGGTGTATCGGTTGTTTCGTTGCAAACTAGAAAACAAGAATGA
- a CDS encoding homoserine kinase, protein MKEIKIFCPATIANLSCGFDVLGLCLTTAGDEMIVRKSDVKGVRITKILGADLPMETENNVAGVAALAMLEEVETEFGFEIEIYKHIKAGSGIGSSAASSAGAVFGINELLGRPFTRKELVKFAMQGEKLASGNAHADNVAPALLGGFTLVRCSNPLDIIKIESPSDLYATVVHPQIELKTSDARSVLKQTVSLKSAITQWGNVGGLVAGLYTQDYELIGRSLHDEIIEPVRSMLIPGFDLIKQTAYENGALGSGISGSGPSIFALSKGKENADKIAKAMSAVYDQMNLPYEIHVSKVNDEGMKII, encoded by the coding sequence ATGAAAGAAATAAAAATATTTTGCCCAGCCACTATTGCGAATCTTTCGTGCGGTTTTGATGTACTCGGACTTTGCTTAACCACTGCGGGCGATGAAATGATCGTTCGCAAATCAGATGTAAAAGGAGTGCGTATTACAAAAATATTGGGAGCCGATTTACCAATGGAAACCGAAAACAACGTTGCTGGAGTTGCTGCTTTGGCGATGCTGGAAGAAGTGGAAACCGAATTCGGATTTGAAATTGAGATCTACAAACACATCAAAGCAGGAAGCGGAATCGGAAGCAGTGCTGCCAGTTCAGCGGGTGCGGTTTTTGGAATCAATGAATTGTTGGGACGCCCTTTTACTAGAAAAGAATTGGTAAAATTTGCGATGCAAGGTGAGAAATTGGCCAGCGGTAATGCTCATGCAGACAACGTTGCCCCTGCCCTTTTGGGAGGTTTCACTTTGGTAAGATGTTCAAATCCTTTGGATATCATCAAAATTGAAAGTCCATCTGATTTGTATGCTACAGTGGTACATCCTCAAATTGAATTAAAAACATCAGATGCACGTTCGGTACTGAAACAAACTGTATCCTTAAAAAGTGCCATTACCCAATGGGGAAATGTGGGCGGATTAGTAGCAGGATTGTACACTCAAGATTATGAATTAATCGGACGTTCATTACACGACGAAATCATAGAACCCGTTCGCAGTATGCTGATTCCTGGATTTGATTTAATCAAACAAACGGCTTATGAAAACGGAGCTTTGGGTTCTGGAATCTCTGGTTCTGGGCCTTCTATTTTTGCTTTAAGCAAAGGAAAGGAAAACGCCGACAAAATTGCCAAAGCCATGAGTGCCGTTTACGATCAAATGAATTTACCTTATGAAATTCACGTTTCCAAAGTGAATGACGAAGGGATGAAAATTATTTAA
- a CDS encoding HipA family kinase, with the protein MKKPLELRTVNVTRYISPLREGGSLPALAEADDDFKYVLKFRGAGHGVKALIAELIGGEIARVLNLKMPELVFANLDEAFGRTEGDEEIQDLLQGSQGLNLALHFLSGAITFDPVVTKLSAELASQIVWLDAFITNVDRTFRNTNMLIWHKELWLIDHGASLYFHHSWNTWETHAKSPFALIKDHVLLPQASELVATDFAFRKLLTKEILQDIVNYIPEDWLYWEDNEQTPDEIRSIYFQFLWTRLNHSEIFINEAQNAREKLI; encoded by the coding sequence ATGAAAAAACCACTTGAATTAAGAACCGTAAATGTTACGCGCTACATTTCGCCGCTGCGGGAAGGTGGTTCGTTGCCCGCACTTGCCGAAGCGGATGATGATTTTAAATATGTGTTGAAATTTAGAGGTGCGGGACATGGTGTAAAAGCCTTGATTGCTGAACTGATAGGCGGTGAAATTGCTCGAGTTCTCAATCTAAAAATGCCCGAATTGGTATTTGCCAATCTCGACGAAGCTTTTGGCCGTACCGAAGGCGATGAGGAAATTCAGGATTTATTGCAAGGAAGTCAGGGACTAAATCTAGCGTTGCACTTTTTGTCTGGCGCCATTACTTTTGATCCCGTAGTGACCAAATTATCTGCTGAGTTGGCATCGCAAATTGTTTGGTTGGATGCTTTTATTACCAATGTCGATCGCACGTTCCGAAATACCAATATGCTTATTTGGCACAAAGAGTTATGGCTCATTGATCATGGTGCTTCACTCTATTTTCACCATTCTTGGAATACATGGGAAACGCACGCCAAAAGCCCTTTTGCCCTGATAAAAGACCATGTGTTGTTGCCTCAAGCCAGTGAATTGGTAGCAACCGATTTTGCTTTCAGGAAGTTACTTACCAAAGAAATATTGCAAGATATTGTTAATTATATACCAGAAGATTGGCTCTATTGGGAGGACAACGAGCAAACTCCAGACGAAATCAGATCCATTTACTTTCAGTTTTTGTGGACAAGATTAAATCATTCCGAAATTTTTATAAATGAAGCCCAAAATGCAAGAGAAAAACTTATATGA
- the thrC gene encoding threonine synthase: MKYYSLNHNAPNVSFQEAVIQGLATDKGLYFPETITPLTPSFFETIESLSHEEIAFEAIKQFVGDEIPSETLKQIISETLCFDFPLVEVENGIYSLELFHGPTMAFKDVGARFMSRCLAYFNKDNTESKNTVLVATSGDTGGAVASGFLGVKGVDVVILYPSGKVSDIQEKQLTTLGQNIKALEVDGVFDDCQDMVKKAFLDESLNHIQLTSANSINIARWLPQMFYFFFAYKALKAQNKPLVFSCPSGNFGNICAGIIAKKMGLPIEHFVASTNVNDTVPRFLANGIYDPKPSIATISNAMDVGNPSNFIRIQEMYQNDLEQFKKDFTSYTFTDAETLVALKAIYNERGYIAEPHGAVGYLGLKKELLNIPDAIGIFLETAHPIKFLDVVEPALGVTLPLPTQIESVMHKEKVSVKISTYDELKAFLG; encoded by the coding sequence ATGAAATATTACAGTTTAAACCATAATGCACCAAACGTTTCTTTTCAGGAAGCAGTAATACAAGGATTAGCAACAGACAAAGGGTTGTATTTTCCAGAAACTATTACGCCTTTGACTCCAAGCTTTTTTGAGACTATCGAAAGTTTATCCCATGAAGAAATCGCTTTTGAAGCCATCAAACAATTTGTGGGAGACGAAATACCTTCCGAAACGTTAAAACAAATCATATCCGAAACATTATGTTTTGATTTTCCTTTGGTCGAAGTTGAAAACGGAATTTATTCGCTTGAATTATTTCATGGTCCTACTATGGCATTCAAAGATGTAGGAGCGCGTTTTATGTCACGTTGCCTTGCCTATTTTAACAAAGACAATACCGAAAGTAAAAATACAGTTCTTGTAGCGACTTCTGGAGATACAGGAGGTGCCGTAGCCAGTGGTTTCCTTGGTGTAAAAGGTGTTGATGTCGTTATCCTTTATCCTTCGGGAAAAGTAAGTGACATTCAGGAAAAGCAATTGACTACTTTGGGTCAGAATATAAAAGCCCTTGAAGTAGATGGTGTTTTTGATGATTGCCAAGACATGGTCAAAAAAGCGTTTTTGGACGAAAGCCTAAATCATATTCAATTGACTTCTGCCAATTCGATTAATATTGCGCGCTGGTTACCGCAAATGTTTTACTTTTTCTTTGCTTACAAAGCATTAAAAGCACAAAACAAACCGCTAGTTTTCTCTTGTCCAAGCGGAAACTTCGGAAATATTTGCGCGGGTATTATTGCTAAGAAAATGGGATTGCCTATTGAACATTTTGTAGCATCTACCAATGTAAACGACACAGTTCCTAGATTCCTTGCCAACGGAATTTACGACCCAAAACCATCTATCGCAACGATTTCGAATGCTATGGATGTAGGAAATCCAAGTAACTTCATTCGAATTCAAGAAATGTATCAAAATGATTTGGAGCAGTTCAAAAAAGATTTTACGTCATACACTTTTACCGATGCTGAAACTTTAGTAGCATTAAAAGCCATTTATAACGAAAGAGGTTATATCGCCGAACCGCACGGAGCTGTTGGCTATTTGGGATTGAAAAAAGAATTGCTGAACATACCAGATGCTATTGGTATTTTCTTAGAAACGGCACATCCTATTAAATTCTTAGATGTTGTAGAACCTGCTTTAGGCGTAACTTTGCCCCTGCCAACTCAAATTGAAAGCGTCATGCACAAAGAAAAAGTGAGTGTAAAAATCTCAACTTATGATGAATTAAAGGCTTTTTTAGGTTAA
- a CDS encoding VOC family protein, whose amino-acid sequence MAKQIFINLAVTDLQKSMAFYTALGFTINPQFSDDSGKCMVWCENIFVMLLTHEKFSNFTTKPIADTKSKVAGLFSLSTESVDEVNSIVSNGLKAGGIEPSEMKDYGFMQQRTIEDFDGHTWEIFYMDVSKFPTA is encoded by the coding sequence GTGGCTAAACAAATTTTTATCAATTTAGCAGTAACTGACTTGCAAAAATCTATGGCTTTTTATACTGCATTAGGCTTTACAATTAATCCTCAATTTTCGGATGACAGTGGAAAGTGCATGGTTTGGTGCGAAAATATTTTTGTAATGCTCTTGACACACGAAAAGTTTTCAAACTTTACAACCAAACCAATTGCAGACACAAAATCAAAGGTAGCAGGACTTTTTTCATTATCGACTGAAAGTGTTGATGAAGTGAACAGCATTGTGTCAAATGGATTAAAGGCTGGCGGAATAGAACCTAGCGAAATGAAAGATTATGGTTTTATGCAACAGCGGACTATCGAAGATTTTGATGGGCACACTTGGGAAATTTTCTATATGGATGTTTCAAAATTTCCAACAGCATAA
- a CDS encoding SRPBCC family protein codes for MPNKITLHRVFSAPPEKVYKAFSDADAMVSWIPPYGFTCKVHSMDFQIGGKYKMSFTNFTTGSSHSFGGEYLEIVPNERLKYTDEFDAPNLPGQMITTIELRKVLCGTELIATQEGIPDAIPTEMCYLGWQESLDKLKRLVEPNIPDA; via the coding sequence ATGCCAAATAAAATTACACTTCATAGAGTTTTTTCGGCACCTCCAGAAAAAGTGTACAAAGCATTCTCAGACGCAGATGCAATGGTGTCTTGGATTCCTCCTTATGGTTTTACCTGCAAAGTACATAGCATGGATTTCCAAATAGGCGGAAAATATAAAATGTCGTTTACCAATTTTACTACGGGTAGCAGTCATTCTTTTGGTGGCGAATATTTAGAAATTGTGCCAAATGAACGATTAAAATACACCGACGAGTTTGACGCCCCAAACTTACCGGGACAAATGATTACCACAATCGAACTGCGAAAAGTACTATGTGGTACAGAACTTATTGCCACACAGGAAGGAATACCTGATGCAATACCCACTGAAATGTGCTATTTGGGCTGGCAAGAATCCTTAGATAAATTAAAACGTTTGGTAGAACCTAATATCCCCGATGCTTAA